The sequence TACCATCGGGTCATCGGCAGCCTGGCGCAATTCTTTTCCCACCACTTCACTGCCAATGTTTTCCCCGTCTGCGATCTCGCCGGTCATCATGGTGCCTTCCATGCGGACCACCGTCACGCCCATCTGGTCACAGTGGGTGACGTAGTATGCGGCAAAAATACTCCCAATCGCCACGATAAAACCGAAAACGATAATCAAAAGCCATTTCAGTCCTGCATGGGACGGGGGGGATGGGGATTTTTGAGAACCTGAAGGAACAAGGGTGTAGGTACCATCCATATATTACTCCTTAGTATAGAGGACATCGAACTCGGAGACCAGGTTGCTGCCGCACATATAATATTTCTTGAGATTGAGCCGGATCATCTCGTCTTCTGTATTGATATGCATGCCGCCTACCAGTGACGGGGTATCGGCACCACCGACAATGAACGGCAGGTGTATCAGGCGGATCTCGTCAACCAGCCGGTCATGGAGCATGTGCCAGTTGAGTGTAGGTCCGCCTTCGATCATCAGCTTGTTTATGCCAAATTTTTCCTTAAGAATTTTTAAGAGCAGCGGGAGCTCGACATGGGTCTTGCCGGCAACAATCACATGGGCGCCTTTCTTTTTTATTGCATCAATGCGGTCTTTCGGAGCTGCTTCACAGACCGCAATAGCCGTTGGCGCATCGGTTCCCAGCACGTTGGCATCGAGCGGGATATCTGCCAGGCTGCTCGGTATCACCCTGAGCGGACTCTTGCCCTCTACATAGCGGACCGTGAGAAATGAGTTATCGATACGGATCGTGTTGGCACCAACCATAATCGCATCATATTCCGCCCGGGTGTTATGGAGCAGCAGCTCGGTTTCGTGGGCCATATATTTCATGAGTATCTTGGAAGAGGCGCCCTTTTTTAATGTGAGCTTGCCATCAGCGGTGATCTCCGACATCATCAGTACATGCGGGCGATCGGCAGGTGAGACCATGGAAATTCAACTCTCCGGTAACATTGTGCGTGTGATATAAATAAAGTAATGATAGGGCTATTCAAAGTTACCGACGACATAGTGCAATTATTAAACGTTTAGTTCCTATGATTTGAGCTATGAACATTACTGCACTCCGTCCAAGGTTCACCCGGTACCTTGAGCCGGTCGCAGAGGTCTTTGTCAGGATTGGCATAACCCCCAACCAGATCTCCCTGCTTGCGCTTCTTGCCGGTATTGTGTGTGCGTTTTTATTTTTCCAGCGCCAGTTCCTGTTAGGAGCGCTCTTTCTCCTGCTGTCAGCGATCTTTGACCTTGTGGATGGAAGTGTGGCGAGAAAGACCAATGCCCATACAAATTTCGGAGCCGTCTTTGACTGGATCGTTGACAAGTATGTCGATGCCCTTGCAATCCTTGGCGTAGGGCTGAGCGGGATTGCGATTGTCAGCCAGTACTTTCCCGTTCCCCCGCTTGCGGACTTTGCCGTTGTGACGCTGGCCATCATCGGTTCTCTGATGAACACATTCATAAAACCGGTAGTGTATGCAGAGATCGGCTACCATGAAAAAGTGGAAGGAAAGATTGATGATCCTCTCGAAGGCGTGGGTTTCTTCGGCCGGCCCGAGACCATTCTCGTGCTGATTCTTGGCGGGGTATTTGGTTTTATCTGGTTGTCGGTAATTGTTATTGCAGTCTGCACAAATCTTTCGGCAATCCAGCGGATTATCTATCTTTACCGGACGCTTTCTTGACTTCCTTGAGATACAGGCTCTGAACCTGATAGTAACTCATTGGATTATGAAAATCGTCTTAGACGAGAGTTCCCCGCCTCAGGGCATATCAGAGGAACGGCGGGGCAATGAGGTTCCGACATTTTTCCGTTATTGAACCGCAGCGGGAGCGCCCCGCAGGGGGCGGCGGGGTCCATCATAAAGGGACTATGGAGGCATCAAACCCCACATTCTAATCTGCAAACGCACAACTCCTTAACGTGCGCAGACTTTCCCGCTATCCAGCGGTTCATCTGTCCTTAAAAAACGCATTTTTGACTTCTCCGTAATAGAGCTGGTAGAGGTCATCGGCAAATCTGCCGAGTTTTGGGATAATGGTAAAAAGCCCGTACGCGATCACGACCAGGCAGACCAGAGCCAGCAGTTCCGCAATTACATTGTGTGCCCAGAAGAAACTCTCGTATCCCAGTTCACCATTGCTGGCAATTTCCGGGTAATAGGGGAACATCTGGTCGGTATATGCAATAATTACAAACACATTTCTCAGGAGGTTGAGGAAATAGATGGTCGGGGCGATAATAAGGAAGGCATAGCATTTCTGTTTTAACGTTGTCGGCACTGCCGCCGCCACCCCCAGCATGATTGCAATGCTCTGGATGCCGGTGCACCCGAGAATGATCTCTACCCGGAAACTGTTCCGGGCAATGATATTCCAGTCGGTATTGGTGACATTGAACTGGAGCAGGTCGAGTATCCAGATTACCTGCCCCACCACAATGGCGATCAGCCAGTCGCCAAAGGCAGGGAAGTACTCAAACGGTGCGTAGATAACAAACGCAACCGCTGCGGCCCGTGAGAGGTGCATCACCCGGTCATCCTCTTCAAGGAGATACTTGGCAGTGATTACAAGAAATGGTACGGAAAGGGCAGCGATCACCGGGTACAGAAAATTATTCTCAGAAAAAAATTCCGGCAACTGGGTAAACAACGCAAGTACAATAAATATCCAGCCAAGGATAGCCGTATATTTCCTGTGCCGGCCGGGTATGAGGAATGCAAGAAATCCAATACAGGAGATCAGCACCAGATACTCGATCATTATACAGTTATTCACTCCTTACCAAAAAAAGGATTCTGAAGGTTCACTCTTCTGATTATAGGGATACCCGGATATTGGGCAATTTTACCAAACGTGGAACTATCCCGGCATCTGTTTTACCCGGTAAAATACGGTGTTCCTTACAAGAGGGTTAATCTTCTTTGCTCACCCATGTTATACCGATGTTCTGTCCTGAATGTAAGACGATGATGATCTCTTCGGGGGGTCAGCTCAAGTGCCGCAAATGCGGATATATCCGTAACATTGACTCTGACGACAAGATGAAGACCAAGAAAACCCGCACGGAAAATGAGATCACGATTGTGGATGATGAAGAGCAAAAACTCAAGACAATGCCCACGATCCAGATAAAATGCCCGAAATGCTCGAACAATCTTGCCATCTGGTGGCTCCGGCAGTTGCGGGCTGCAGATGAAAGCGAGGTGCGGTTCTTCCGGTGCACGGAATGCGGTCACACGTGGCGACAGTATGACTAAGTAACCGTCATACCCGGACAATCAACAAAAAACTTTTTAGGAATTATCCGGGATTTTTTTCCCAAAAAAATATTCTGTTCACTAGTGAACAAAAACCAACACGATAATTTAAAAAACCTGCTGGCCCCGGAGCTGACGGGCTGCTTTCATTGGAGATATCCGTAACACCGGTATTGTGCATAAAAGAGCCCAACTCCTTAAAAAACGCAGGTTATCCCGGTAAATATCATAATGGTTAAACGAAATATCTCTCTTATTACATAAACAAAGATACTCTATTGACCCTTGGAGATAAAGCGATGACTTACACTGATGCTTTGATCCTGCTCACCGGCATTGTCGTGGCCTGGTGGATTGGATGGTTTATGGGATATGCCAGCGGGCGATATAAGCAGGACGAGAAATGACAGACGAATTCCAGGTGCTGATATTTTCTCTCTGCCTGAACGCAGGTAAACAAGTTTTTTCCAGATCTATTTTTTCCGGAAACCGGTACATGGAGATGGGTTATGAAACCCGGAAGAATCCGGAAAAATGTATACCGTTTTTTTCCGGTTAACCATTTTTAGTTCTCATCGGAGAATATCGCAAGGGAACCGGTATCTGCAACGGATGCGATCCCGACAGGTGCGCATCTCAAAGGAAAACGGGGTGTGGTTCCTGGTAAAATAAATAAAAAAAGTTTGAATTTTTAAATGATTTTCAGATAAGTCCCGGAGCCCTGACCCGGAATTTCTGCCAGAGCACCCTGCCCATGACCCGGAAGGTGAAATCCAGTTCTTCAAAACTCGGGATATTATTTTCTTTTAAGATTTCCCGGCCGACATCCATAGAGCCTCCCCCGAGCAGGGTAGCTATAAGCCGGTTATCGGTCATATCTGAAAATTTCAGGATCTTCTTTGCGAGATGCTCGGAGGTGAGCACAAGGTTTGGGAACCCGATGACAAATGCCATGTCCCAGAGATCATCGTGTCGTGCCAGTACCTCAAAGGTTTTTTCAAACCGTTTATCACTTGCATCGCCGAGCAGGTCAATGGGATTTCCCTTGTTCCAGAACTCCGGCAAAAATCCGTTGAGTTCTTCAATTACTTCCTCGGGAAGATCAATGATCTCAACACCGTAGCGTTCGGCATAATCCGATGAGAGAACGGCAAAACCACCGGCATTGGTGATTACGACTGCACGTTTTCCTT comes from Methanomicrobiales archaeon HGW-Methanomicrobiales-1 and encodes:
- a CDS encoding 5-amino-6-(5-phosphoribosylamino)uracil reductase encodes the protein MVSPADRPHVLMMSEITADGKLTLKKGASSKILMKYMAHETELLLHNTRAEYDAIMVGANTIRIDNSFLTVRYVEGKSPLRVIPSSLADIPLDANVLGTDAPTAIAVCEAAPKDRIDAIKKKGAHVIVAGKTHVELPLLLKILKEKFGINKLMIEGGPTLNWHMLHDRLVDEIRLIHLPFIVGGADTPSLVGGMHINTEDEMIRLNLKKYYMCGSNLVSEFDVLYTKE
- a CDS encoding transcription factor S, which produces MFCPECKTMMISSGGQLKCRKCGYIRNIDSDDKMKTKKTRTENEITIVDDEEQKLKTMPTIQIKCPKCSNNLAIWWLRQLRAADESEVRFFRCTECGHTWRQYD
- a CDS encoding CDP-alcohol phosphatidyltransferase, producing MNITALRPRFTRYLEPVAEVFVRIGITPNQISLLALLAGIVCAFLFFQRQFLLGALFLLLSAIFDLVDGSVARKTNAHTNFGAVFDWIVDKYVDALAILGVGLSGIAIVSQYFPVPPLADFAVVTLAIIGSLMNTFIKPVVYAEIGYHEKVEGKIDDPLEGVGFFGRPETILVLILGGVFGFIWLSVIVIAVCTNLSAIQRIIYLYRTLS
- the artA gene encoding archaeosortase A, translated to MIEYLVLISCIGFLAFLIPGRHRKYTAILGWIFIVLALFTQLPEFFSENNFLYPVIAALSVPFLVITAKYLLEEDDRVMHLSRAAAVAFVIYAPFEYFPAFGDWLIAIVVGQVIWILDLLQFNVTNTDWNIIARNSFRVEIILGCTGIQSIAIMLGVAAAVPTTLKQKCYAFLIIAPTIYFLNLLRNVFVIIAYTDQMFPYYPEIASNGELGYESFFWAHNVIAELLALVCLVVIAYGLFTIIPKLGRFADDLYQLYYGEVKNAFFKDR